From Tenuifilum sp. 4138str, a single genomic window includes:
- a CDS encoding AAA family ATPase, with amino-acid sequence MARVKDINPFLVNSYISKEYFCNREDELNVLLRNVRGNVNTTLISPRRLGKTGLILRFFEMLGEMGDYGTVYVDIYSSRNLSDFIKLLTTAIINKFPERTPVGKRFLKLLKGLRPVFSFDAITGAPQVQFNYQSESDKEYTLQQLLAFINEQPHPVVVAIDEFQQIAHYPEKNVEAILRTYIQQFNRLCFIFSGSRRHTLMDIFANANRPFYSSTRFINLDAIERVTYRNFIREKFEQGGRAIDDESIDYVLEWTKGYTFYTQSLCNRLYSLRKINLDAVKAECLALLRENEPIYLQFRNLITSKQWEFLLALAKEESVSQIYSKEFLVKHQLGTPSSIHRMLDALLEKEMILESVSSTGSSYSVYDVFLMRWMQRTY; translated from the coding sequence ATGGCTAGGGTAAAGGATATAAATCCCTTCTTGGTTAATAGTTATATCTCAAAGGAGTATTTTTGCAATCGTGAGGATGAGTTGAATGTCCTGCTGAGGAATGTAAGGGGTAATGTGAATACAACTTTGATATCGCCACGCAGATTGGGGAAAACAGGGCTAATTTTACGCTTTTTTGAGATGCTTGGCGAAATGGGTGATTACGGAACTGTTTACGTGGATATTTACTCCTCACGCAATCTCTCTGATTTCATTAAACTGCTTACCACTGCAATTATCAATAAGTTTCCCGAGAGAACCCCTGTGGGAAAGCGTTTCCTAAAACTGCTTAAGGGCTTACGACCAGTATTCTCGTTCGATGCCATCACTGGCGCACCGCAAGTGCAGTTTAATTACCAATCCGAGAGCGATAAGGAATACACGCTCCAGCAATTGCTTGCTTTTATAAATGAACAACCTCATCCTGTTGTGGTTGCCATTGACGAGTTTCAGCAAATTGCTCATTACCCCGAGAAAAATGTGGAGGCTATACTCCGTACGTATATTCAACAATTTAACCGGCTTTGTTTTATTTTTAGTGGTAGTCGAAGGCATACCCTTATGGATATTTTTGCCAATGCCAATAGACCTTTCTACTCCAGTACCCGTTTCATCAACCTTGATGCTATTGAAAGGGTAACGTACAGAAATTTCATTCGTGAAAAATTTGAACAAGGGGGAAGAGCTATAGATGATGAAAGCATCGATTACGTGCTGGAATGGACAAAGGGCTATACATTTTACACGCAGAGTCTTTGCAATAGGCTATATTCGTTGAGAAAAATTAACTTGGATGCCGTGAAGGCAGAGTGTTTAGCGTTGCTTAGGGAGAATGAGCCCATATACCTTCAGTTTAGAAATTTAATCACCAGTAAGCAATGGGAGTTTCTACTTGCCCTGGCAAAGGAGGAATCAGTATCACAAATATATAGCAAGGAATTCCTTGTCAAGCATCAGCTGGGTACACCCTCGTCCATTCATAGGATGCTCGATGCCCTCCTTGAGAAAGAAATGATACTTGAAAGCGTTAGCTCAACGGGATCAAGCTATAGCGTGTATGATGTATTTTTAATGCGTTGGATGCAAAGAACATATTAA